TCATCCACCGGCGCATCTCGATCCAGACCATAAATGTCAAACCAACTTGGCATAAGATAGCCGTTGTTGATCGTCACGGGCGCGACGGGCGCATCGGGTGCATGCACCGCGAATTTCCGCTCAGGCAATGCCGCATCTTCACCCAGACTCTCCCCAAGCATTCGACCAATGGGCGCAAGATCGTCGCCATTCGCGCCCAATCCATGCAGCAAAACAATGTGAACCGTGTGATCCCCTATCATCTGTTGCTCCGCAGAAAATTGAGTCAGTAAGCTTACCCCACCGCGAGTGACGCTGTGCTATACACTTTTGATTACGACACCGGAATCCATCCAAGGAGCACAACATGACCCCACCTCAAAAGACCCCCACGCAGGATGTGGGCGAATTTGATCATCGCGCCACGCGGCGCGACTTTGTATTCGGTGAATTGCACCGCAGCGATTTGCTGGCTGATCCTGTGCTCCAGCTCGAACAATGGCTCAACGCAGCCAAGGAAGCAGGCAATTTCGACGCCACCGCCATGTGCCTGTCCACGGCCACCAAGGAGGGTCGCCCCTCGGCCCGCTACGTTCTGCTCAAACATCTGGATACGCGCGGCCTGTGCTTTTACACCGACAGCCGCAGCCGCAAAGGGCAGGAGCTGGCCGAAAACCCGTTCGCAGCCCTCACCTTCTACTGGCCGGAAATGGATCGACAAGTGCGCGTAACCGGCCGGATCGAACGCCTGCCCGATGCAGACAACGAGGCGTACTTCAATCAGCGGCCCATCAAATCGCGGATTGCAGCGGTGGCCTCGCATCAAAGCCAACCAATCGAATCCAGAGCAGCGCTCGAAGAACGCTTCAAGGCAGTGGAAACGGAATTCCCCGAACAAAACGTACCCCGCAACCCGGCATGGGGCGGCTACCGCTTGATGCCGGATGAGTGGGAATTTTGGCAAGGGCGGCGCTCGCGTTTGCATGATCGTTTTGTCTACACCCCGGAAGGTGAAGGCTGGCAAGTGCAACGCCTGATGCCATGACCGACACGCCACAACACACCGCGATGGAGTCGAGCTGGCAAGCCCAGCTATCAACCGTACTGAACTCGGAACCCATCAACCGGCTGCGGGATTTTCTGCGCGAGCAATTACGCTGCGACACGCCGCTTCTACCGGCCAAAGTCGATTGGCTCAATGCCTTTACTGCCACGCCATTCGATAAAGTACGCGTTGTGATTCTGGGCCAAGACCCCTACCCCACGCCCGGCCACGCCCACGGCCTGAGTTTCTCGGTACGCCCCACAGTCCGGCCTCTGCCCAAGTCGTTGATCAATATTTTTCAGGAACTGCGTGACGATCTTGGCATTGAAAACACCTGCGGCGATTTAACGCCTTGGGCCGAACAAGGTGTATTGCTGCTCAATGCCGTACTCACCGTTCCGGCCGGGCAATCGGCTGGGCATCAAAACAAAGGCTGGGAAGTGCTGACCGATGCTGCCATCGAAGCGCTGGCCGCACGCGAGAAGCCGGTTGTCTTTGTGCTTTGGGGTGTGTTTGCGCAGAAAAAGCGGGCATTGATCGAGCCGCATAATCAAGACAAAAGACATCTGATTATCCAGAGCCCGCACCCTTCGCCGCTCTCAGCCTATCGTGGTTTTTTCGGCTCACGGCCTTTTTCAAAAATCAACGCATTTCTGGAAGAACGCGGCGAGCCGCCCATTGACTGGCACACCTGAACGCCAATCAAATCATGCCCAGCTCCGCCATCGAGGTGCAGCGATCACCTACGATCATATGATCGAGCAAACGAACGTCGATCAGATTGAGCGCATCGCGTAACCGCAGGGTGATCTCCCGATCAGCCGTGCTGGGTTCGGCAACGCCCGAAGGGTGGTTATGCGCCAGAATCACGGCCGCAGCGTTATGCCGCAACACCGCCTTGACGACCTCGCGCGGGTGCACCGCCGACTGATTAATGGTGCCGTAAAACAACCGCTCGAAGGCCAACACGCGATGACGCTGATCAAGAAACAGCACCGCGAATACCTCTTGCGCCGCATCACGCAACTGCGCCTGTAAATACCGGCGCGTAGCCTCCGGGCTGTCGATCACCGCACCTTCTGCCAGTTCTTCGGCGAAATGGCGTCTCGCCAATTCCAAAACCGCCTGAAGTTGCGCGAATTTGGCATCGCCCAATCCTTTGGCCTCTGTAAAGTCTCGCCGCGAGGCGTTCAGCAGACCACGTACACCACCGAAGTGCGTCAGTAAATCACGCGCCAAATCCACCGCAGAACGTCCGGCGACGCCGGTACGCAAAAAAATGGCGAACAACTCGGCATCCGATAACGCCCCCGCGCCCTGCTTGAGTAAGCGCTCCCTTGGGCGCTCATCTTCCGGCCAGTCCGTAATCGCCATGGGTACCCTCCGATTCGAACAATAAGAACTCGATCATAATCAGGTCACTGGTAAACGGACAGTCATTGGGGCGATATCGCGAGGATCTCTTTATAAATCAGATAAAAAAACGCGCCTGTTTAGGCGCGCTTGAGTCAGGAGAAAACAGGGCTTAGCTCTTGGTGCTGTCAGCCTTGTCTCCGTCTTTCTTGTTATCTTGCTTCATGTTGCCGCCGCAAGCACCGGCACCTCCGCAAGACATTTCAGCCAGTTGCATGGTGGATTGCTGAGCAGTCTGGCTGGCAAAAGGGGTTTGGCCCGCAGCAAAGGCGGAGCCTGCCAGTGCGGCAGCGGTAATTACGGTTGAAGCAAGCAGGGTTTTCCCAGCGGCACGAGTTTTCATAATCTACTCTCCCAAAGAAACAAAACATCTGAACACACCCACCCAACCTCTACGCAGACTGAGCGCGCATGCAGCAGCACAAACAACGCAAGTTGGAGTCGGCTAATCAACATTAGTTCATTGTGGCCACACTTTCCAATCTCGCCAGATCATCGTCGTTATGCTTCGGAGGCAAAATTCATCATCGGAACGCATCAAACGAATGATCAGGAGCAACGAGTCAAATCCCACACCGCGGGTTTCTTCGTGATTTGATAAACTGAACTCGACCCGCCTAGACGGCGGCGCGGCAACACGGAACCCTCCATGATCGACTTTCTACAAAACGGCCTCGATGCCATTATTTTTGGGGTGCTGGGTTTGATGAGCCTGATTCTTGTTTGGCTCGGCATCGAACGACATCTGTTCTATCGCCGAGTCGATCTGGCGCAATATACTGAGCCGGAGTCGCTGAATATCGCGCTCACCCACAACCTGACGACGCTCTCGTCCATCGGCGCTAATGCGCCCTATGTCGGGCTTCTGGGCACCGTCCTCGGTATTTTGCTGACCTTTCATCAGCTGGGGACGAGCGGACAAATCGCCGCCAACCAAATCATGCTGGGATTGGCGCTGGCATTGAAGGCCACCGCGCTCGGGCTGGTGGTCGCCATACCGGCGATTCTGATCTACAACGGTTTTTTGCGCCGAATCGATGTATTGACCGCGAGATGGACCCGCATGCAACGCGAACGCACGGGGCAGTGAGGCGAGCATGCGCCGGTTCGATCAAATCAATGTCATCCCGTTCATCGACATCATGCTCGTGCTGCTGGCGATCGTGCTGACGACCGCCACCTTCATCGCGCAGGGGCAAATTAAGATCAGCCTGCCCGAGGCCCAATCCGCCGCACCGGCCAATGGCGAACCGGCTATCGTCATTACGCTGAATGCGGCTGGTGATGTTTTCGTCGATGATCAGGTCACCACGCTCGATGCGCTCAACGCGAAGCCGGATACGTTGAAAAAAGACCAGGCCATTGTGTTCCGAGTCGATAAAAAAACGGCTTTCGGCCAGTTTGTCGCCGTGATCGACGCGCTGAAAAGCCGCGGTCTGGATCATCTGACCATCCGTACGACTTCCGCTTCTGATGCCACGCCGCCGGCATGAGCCCATCTCGCACGGGATTTGTTATTTCGGCCCTGCTGCACGCCGCGCTTGTTGGCGTTGGGCTTTATTTTTGGCTCAAACCGACACCGCAAACCGATGGCAGCAAGGAAGTCGTCGTGCCCGTATCGCTGGCCTCTTTTGCGCCCGCCACAGCAAAGCCAAGACCGCAGCCCACCGAGCCGGCGCAAAAACCCATTGATAAGCCAGAACCAGAAGAGGATGAGCCGCTAAACCCGTCGCCCGGCGCCAAACCTGAAGCAGAGCAAATCCAAAAGCCAGAACTCAAACCAGAACCTAAGCCTAAACCTGAGCAAAAAAACGTAGCGAAGAGCGTTTCAACGCCAAAGCCCAAACAGACGCATCAGTCAGCGCCACCAAAGCCCCCCGCGCCGAAAGTGCATAAGACGCCAGCGGCACCTCATCCGACAGCCAGTGCGCCCCGCATGCAGCCGTCAACAGAGCAACAGCCAGAAAGGCAGGCCGAGTCGGCTCCACCGCAAAATCCGGCGCCAGACGGCACGACGCCCGATGAGCTTGACCAGATCAGATTGCAGTATCAATCGGCGCTGGCCGAAGCCATTGAACGGGAAAAATTCTACCCATCACTGGCGCGACGGTTGAATCAGCAAGGCTTGATCCGAGTCGGTTTCACCGTGCTGGCTGATGGCCGCATCACGAATATTCACCTGGTGGAGCCTTCTGCCGCCACGGCGCTGAATCAAGGCGCGATCGAGGCCATCAAGCGCGTCGGGCAATTCAAGCCCATACCGCCCGCACTGGGCATACAGTCGATGGACTTGAACATCAGCCTGATTTACAAGCTGCGTTGATCTTTCTTTTTGCCATTCTTTTCATTGGGTATGCATTTTTCAGGATCAGGGTTTTTGGCGCAGGCTTCGGCCAGCTCGATTCCCTGCTGAAAGTAGTACGGATAGAAATCCTGCACGGTCACCCCATTGATCGGATCGCCGATTTCCTTGCCATCCGGCCCGAAGAACGCAACCACAGGCACCAGATGAACCCCCATCCGGTCGGCGAAATGCCGATTGCTTTCTTCTTTGCCATCACGATCCAGAATGGAACCCTCGGCATCGATTTCGATTCGACGGACGATGATTTTTCCTTGATAGGCCGGATCATTCACCATGGGCTGAATAAAATTTTCATCCACCCACTGACAATAACCGCAATAACTGGCATGAATGAACAGCAGCATCGGAATTTTGCGCTCCTTCATGCCCGCCAGATCACGGGAAACATCACTCAGGTTTTCCATAAAGGGCAGGTCAATCGACACCGGCGGCGGCGTTTCTCCCGCGGCAACCGGCGTCCGTGCCTGAGCAAAGACCTGCGGTGTGAAAAGGCCGCACAACACCGCCAAGGCCAACAGTCGCACAACAAGAAAACCTCGACGCATAAATTACTCCCGCTCAACCATTTTGTTTGTGTGACGATTATAGTCACTCCGAGCCAGAACATCCCGCCCAGAACATCCCATCGATGGCCGTTCTTGGGTACCATAGAGCCCACTGTTTACTGGAGAAAAACCCATGACGCCTACCGCCCCTTCCGTTGATCTGATTCGCATCGCCACGCGTGAAAGCCCACTGGCGATGTGGCAGACCGAGTTTGTGGCGGACGAATTGCGGCGATTGCACCCGGGACTTCGGGTAGAGCTGGTGAGCATGACCACGAAAGGCGATCAGCTTCTCGACAGCCCGCTCGCCAAGATCGGCGGCAAGGGCTTGTTTGTCAAAGAGCTGGAGCTGGCGCTCATGGATGGCCGCGCGGATATCGCCGTGCATTCCATGAAAGACGTACCCATGCGCTTCCCCGATGGGCTGGAACTGATCGCCATCCTTGAGGGTCATGATCCCCGCGATGCCTTTGTTTCAAACGAGTACGAATCGCTGGCCGCCCTCCCAGCCGGCGCGGTGGTCGGTACCTCAAGCCTGCGACGGGAAACCCAGATCCGCTCGCGTTATCCGCAGTTGGAAATCAAAATGCTGCGTGGCAATATTCAGTCACGCATGGCCAAACTCGACCGCGGAGATTACGACGCGATCATTCTCGCCGCCGCCGGCCTCAAGCGTATGGGCTACGATGCCCGCATCCGTGCCGAACTGAGCCCGGAAGAATCACTGCCCTCTGTCGGTCAAGGCGCACTGGGCATCGAGGCACGGTCGGATGATGCCGCCATCCACGCCCTTATTGCACCACTGATTCATGCCGCAACCACCACCCGCGTGTTGGCTGAGCGTGCGTTTAACACCCGTTTGAACGGCGGCTGCCAGGTACCCATCGGCGGGTATGCCATGTTGCAGGACGACGGCAATCTGTGGCTTCGCGGCATGGTCGGGCGCCCGGATGGCACGCTCACCCTTCGCGATGAAATCACTGGTGCGGCGACTGAAGGCGAAGCACTGGGCGTTGCACTGGCTGAACGGATGCTGGCCGCGGGGGCTGACAAAATCCTGGCCGAAGTCGGTATTCATGCTGATCCGGCCTGATCTCACCTGACTCATCATCATTTCAAACCATGTGTACCATCAACCCCACAACGAAGAAACGATGACCAGCGGCTCGCCACTCACCATCGGATTGACCCGCCCCGATGGTGCCAATGACGAACTGGCCAAAGCCATATCGAGCCTGTTGCCAGATGCAACCTTGCTCAACTGGCCACTGTTAACTTTCGCGCCGATACCCGAGCGACAAAAAGCACTATCTGCCATGGCTCGCATTACCGCAGGTGACTGGGCCATCTTCGTCAGCCCACGTGCCGTTCGTTTCGCCCATGATCTGCACGATCTCACCGCATTACCCGGTCTTCATTGGGCCGCCGTGGGCGATACAACGACTGCCGCCATCCAATCTCTATTTTCAGACCCGCCTCAGGTTCATCGCCCGTCCAGCACTCAGGATTCCGAAGGTCTGCTGGCCAGCCTGCCGATCGAGGCGATGCGTGGACACACCGTCTGGCTGTTCCGTGGCCAGACCGGACGCGAAACGCTGGCAGACACCCTGAGGCAGAACGGCATTACCGTCATCCCCGTTCCGGTGTACCGCCGAAACTGCACCCGTCGGCCGGCGCATTTGTCGGCTTTACCCTCGACCTGGGTGATCACCGCACCCGAATCGCTCCGATGCCTGCGCCAGCTGGCCGACACCTTGGAGTCTGCCGAAGATCGCGCGAGACTGTTACACTGCAACCTCGTTGTCATCAACGCACGAACAGAAGCCCGCGCGCGGTCGCTGGGCTTTACAGGAGCCATCGTGCGTGCCGAAGCCCCCGATGATGCGGCCTTGGCGCGTGCTTGCGTCGTTTTCAAGCAGGATTAGCGCATGACCCAGAAAAAACAGCATCCCGATGCCCCGCCCATTCCGGCAGAAGATATTTCGCCTCAAATGCAAGAAGCCAATGACGTTATCGACGAGGGCGCGCCGATGCCACCGGAGGAAGCGGCTGTTGTCGTTCGTCGCGCCTATGGCTACTGGTTACTGACTTTGTTCATCGTTTTCACCGGCTCGCTGGTCAGCGCCTCCTGGTACGGCTGGAAACTATTCCAGACCAATGCAGGCCGCTTGGACAGCCTGATGGCGACCCAGCACACGGATCAACGGACGCTGAGTGAGTCTCTAAAGGACACTCAAGGCAAACTGGCACAGTTGAATGAACAACTGACGGCCCAAGAGAAAAAAACGGGCGCGCAGCTTGCCCAAACCCAAACAGAAACTCAGCAGGCAACGAAGGCACTGCAAGGCCGATTGACTGCGGTCGAGAAGAATCTGGCTGGCATCCAAAACCGTCTGGGGCAGGGCGAACGCGCCTGGAAGGCTGCTGAAATCGGTTTCCTGCTTACCCGTGCTCAGGAACGCCTGAGTATCGCTCAGGATCCTGCCGGAGCGGCTGTTGCACTCAAACTGGCCGATCAGCGTCTGGCCGCACTCGCCCTGCCG
This region of Halothiobacillus neapolitanus c2 genomic DNA includes:
- the pdxH gene encoding pyridoxamine 5'-phosphate oxidase, yielding MTPPQKTPTQDVGEFDHRATRRDFVFGELHRSDLLADPVLQLEQWLNAAKEAGNFDATAMCLSTATKEGRPSARYVLLKHLDTRGLCFYTDSRSRKGQELAENPFAALTFYWPEMDRQVRVTGRIERLPDADNEAYFNQRPIKSRIAAVASHQSQPIESRAALEERFKAVETEFPEQNVPRNPAWGGYRLMPDEWEFWQGRRSRLHDRFVYTPEGEGWQVQRLMP
- a CDS encoding uracil-DNA glycosylase — protein: MTDTPQHTAMESSWQAQLSTVLNSEPINRLRDFLREQLRCDTPLLPAKVDWLNAFTATPFDKVRVVILGQDPYPTPGHAHGLSFSVRPTVRPLPKSLINIFQELRDDLGIENTCGDLTPWAEQGVLLLNAVLTVPAGQSAGHQNKGWEVLTDAAIEALAAREKPVVFVLWGVFAQKKRALIEPHNQDKRHLIIQSPHPSPLSAYRGFFGSRPFSKINAFLEERGEPPIDWHT
- the radC gene encoding RadC family protein, yielding MAITDWPEDERPRERLLKQGAGALSDAELFAIFLRTGVAGRSAVDLARDLLTHFGGVRGLLNASRRDFTEAKGLGDAKFAQLQAVLELARRHFAEELAEGAVIDSPEATRRYLQAQLRDAAQEVFAVLFLDQRHRVLAFERLFYGTINQSAVHPREVVKAVLRHNAAAVILAHNHPSGVAEPSTADREITLRLRDALNLIDVRLLDHMIVGDRCTSMAELGMI
- the exbB gene encoding TonB-system energizer ExbB gives rise to the protein MIDFLQNGLDAIIFGVLGLMSLILVWLGIERHLFYRRVDLAQYTEPESLNIALTHNLTTLSSIGANAPYVGLLGTVLGILLTFHQLGTSGQIAANQIMLGLALALKATALGLVVAIPAILIYNGFLRRIDVLTARWTRMQRERTGQ
- the exbD gene encoding TonB system transport protein ExbD; the protein is MRRFDQINVIPFIDIMLVLLAIVLTTATFIAQGQIKISLPEAQSAAPANGEPAIVITLNAAGDVFVDDQVTTLDALNAKPDTLKKDQAIVFRVDKKTAFGQFVAVIDALKSRGLDHLTIRTTSASDATPPA
- a CDS encoding TonB family protein, coding for MSPSRTGFVISALLHAALVGVGLYFWLKPTPQTDGSKEVVVPVSLASFAPATAKPRPQPTEPAQKPIDKPEPEEDEPLNPSPGAKPEAEQIQKPELKPEPKPKPEQKNVAKSVSTPKPKQTHQSAPPKPPAPKVHKTPAAPHPTASAPRMQPSTEQQPERQAESAPPQNPAPDGTTPDELDQIRLQYQSALAEAIEREKFYPSLARRLNQQGLIRVGFTVLADGRITNIHLVEPSAATALNQGAIEAIKRVGQFKPIPPALGIQSMDLNISLIYKLR
- a CDS encoding thioredoxin family protein, with amino-acid sequence MRRGFLVVRLLALAVLCGLFTPQVFAQARTPVAAGETPPPVSIDLPFMENLSDVSRDLAGMKERKIPMLLFIHASYCGYCQWVDENFIQPMVNDPAYQGKIIVRRIEIDAEGSILDRDGKEESNRHFADRMGVHLVPVVAFFGPDGKEIGDPINGVTVQDFYPYYFQQGIELAEACAKNPDPEKCIPNEKNGKKKDQRSL
- the hemC gene encoding hydroxymethylbilane synthase, giving the protein MTPTAPSVDLIRIATRESPLAMWQTEFVADELRRLHPGLRVELVSMTTKGDQLLDSPLAKIGGKGLFVKELELALMDGRADIAVHSMKDVPMRFPDGLELIAILEGHDPRDAFVSNEYESLAALPAGAVVGTSSLRRETQIRSRYPQLEIKMLRGNIQSRMAKLDRGDYDAIILAAAGLKRMGYDARIRAELSPEESLPSVGQGALGIEARSDDAAIHALIAPLIHAATTTRVLAERAFNTRLNGGCQVPIGGYAMLQDDGNLWLRGMVGRPDGTLTLRDEITGAATEGEALGVALAERMLAAGADKILAEVGIHADPA
- a CDS encoding uroporphyrinogen-III synthase; translated protein: MTSGSPLTIGLTRPDGANDELAKAISSLLPDATLLNWPLLTFAPIPERQKALSAMARITAGDWAIFVSPRAVRFAHDLHDLTALPGLHWAAVGDTTTAAIQSLFSDPPQVHRPSSTQDSEGLLASLPIEAMRGHTVWLFRGQTGRETLADTLRQNGITVIPVPVYRRNCTRRPAHLSALPSTWVITAPESLRCLRQLADTLESAEDRARLLHCNLVVINARTEARARSLGFTGAIVRAEAPDDAALARACVVFKQD
- a CDS encoding uroporphyrinogen-III C-methyltransferase, which gives rise to MTQKKQHPDAPPIPAEDISPQMQEANDVIDEGAPMPPEEAAVVVRRAYGYWLLTLFIVFTGSLVSASWYGWKLFQTNAGRLDSLMATQHTDQRTLSESLKDTQGKLAQLNEQLTAQEKKTGAQLAQTQTETQQATKALQGRLTAVEKNLAGIQNRLGQGERAWKAAEIGFLLTRAQERLSIAQDPAGAAVALKLADQRLAALALPQTLPVRAAISDALVGLRKADDFDAVGMALSLRRAAENISNWPLIGTQPESTATAPKVATAAEGTASNSSATEPWYIRWPQFVWHPVSEWFSRQFTLTRSDEPVKASARVSDDRETRLWLTAVREGLLSRDMHRLMPSIVEAQEWIAQHYATDAPDVHHTLAELKRTQDFYAGRQWPSFAPIFKAWAAAGIENTAPTAPHTPEVQP